The Paludibacter jiangxiensis DNA segment GTTCAATATGATCCATATTAACCCGGCTTATACAGGTAATCGCGCAGTTGACAATATAACAGCCTTGTATCGGGCTCAGTGGATAGGTATTACCGGAGCACCCAGAACCGGGTCCATCACATGGGACAGACGCATTGAAGGCAGCAATGAAGGCATTGGCCTGCAGGTCTACAATGACCAAATGGGCATTGAAAAGACAACCGGCGTACAGGCATTCTATTCGCACCGTATTCCTTTCAACGACGCATTCCTGTCTTTGGGTGTAAGCGGAGGTCTTTTAAACTACAGGGCAAACCTTTCAGAAACCAATCCGCTGGATCAAACCGATCCACTGTTGCAAAACGATGTGAGCGGATGGTTGCCCACTGCCGGATTCGGGATGTTATTTGCCACCGAAAAATGGTATGTTGGTCTTTCTGTTCCGGCCTTGTTGCACACAAAAATAGAAGCCGAAAACCAGTTGAACCAAAAGAGTTTCGGAGCCAACAATCACTATTTTCTCACCGGCGGTTATCTCTTTACGCTTTCACCGGTCATCAAACTCAAACCGTCTGTTTTGATCAAGGCCGTAAAAGGGGCTACCGTTCAATACGATTTTAACCTCAACGGGTGGTTCCATGATATACTGGGTGTGGGAGTCAGTTACCGGACAGGCGATGCTTTCGTGGGCATGGTGGAATTTCAGGTACTTCCGCAACTGCGTATCGGATACTCATACGACTATACGATTTCCGATCTGAAAAGTTACAACAAAGGAACGCATGAAATTATGCTCAGACTCGAACTGGGTGGAGCCAGCAAAGAAGTTCAGTCTCCCAGATACTACTAACCGGCTCGTGTCATAATAATGCGTCCTAAAATAGGTGAAAGCCAAAGTAATACAGATCAAGTTTATAAACCAGATAATTAGCACAACTATGAAAACTATTACCCAAATATCCAACCGCATATTGACATCATTATTACTTTTGCTGGCGATGGGTAGTTTTACCTTGTTTGCCCAAAGCGGAATGAACATTACTGCAGATATCAGTCAGGGTGATGCGGCTTATGTGGCAAAAAAATATGTTTTAGCTGCCGGTTATTACGAAAAGAGTATTGC contains these protein-coding regions:
- a CDS encoding PorP/SprF family type IX secretion system membrane protein; the encoded protein is MLHTLTSKLSLILTTGLLLLCGTLKGQQEPMYSQYMFNMIHINPAYTGNRAVDNITALYRAQWIGITGAPRTGSITWDRRIEGSNEGIGLQVYNDQMGIEKTTGVQAFYSHRIPFNDAFLSLGVSGGLLNYRANLSETNPLDQTDPLLQNDVSGWLPTAGFGMLFATEKWYVGLSVPALLHTKIEAENQLNQKSFGANNHYFLTGGYLFTLSPVIKLKPSVLIKAVKGATVQYDFNLNGWFHDILGVGVSYRTGDAFVGMVEFQVLPQLRIGYSYDYTISDLKSYNKGTHEIMLRLELGGASKEVQSPRYY